The following coding sequences are from one Streptomyces venezuelae window:
- a CDS encoding ferredoxin codes for MVIHVEKDRCVGAGMCALTAPGVFTQDDDGLSEVLPGRQDGGGDPLVREAARACPVQAISVEEG; via the coding sequence ATGGTGATTCATGTCGAGAAGGACAGGTGCGTGGGCGCCGGCATGTGCGCGCTCACCGCGCCGGGCGTCTTCACCCAGGACGACGACGGCCTCAGCGAGGTGCTGCCCGGCCGTCAGGACGGCGGCGGTGATCCGTTGGTGCGGGAGGCCGCACGGGCGTGTCCGGTGCAGGCCATCAGCGTGGAGGAAGGGTGA
- a CDS encoding cytochrome P450 has translation MTETTKPTKPIAFPQDRTCPYHPPTAYEPLREDFPFSRVRLFDGRSVWLVTGRAAARELLIDPRLSADRENEAFPAPTERFARLRDRRIALLGVDDPEHNVQRRMLIPSFSVKRIAALRPQIQATVDLLLDAMAEQGPPAELVSAFALPVPSMVICTLLGVPYGDHEFFEEQSRRLLRGPTAEDTQAARDAMDAYFYELIDKKRAEPGEGLLDELITEQLASGAVDPEELVRLATILLIAGHETTANMISLGTFTLLQHPDRLAELRAGLRADPPLLPGAVEELLRFLSIADGLLRVAKEEIETPAGTIRVDDGVVFATSLINRDDTVFDSPEGLDWHRPDRHHLAFGFGIHQCLGQNLARAELEIALGTLFERLPGLRLAAPPQDIPFKPGDTIQGMLELPVTW, from the coding sequence ATGACGGAGACAACGAAGCCCACCAAACCCATCGCCTTCCCCCAGGACCGCACGTGCCCGTACCACCCGCCCACCGCGTACGAACCGCTGCGCGAAGACTTCCCCTTCTCCCGCGTCAGGCTGTTCGACGGCCGTTCCGTGTGGCTGGTCACCGGGCGGGCGGCGGCGCGTGAGCTGCTCATCGACCCACGCCTCTCCGCCGACCGCGAGAACGAGGCCTTCCCCGCTCCGACCGAACGGTTCGCCCGCCTCCGTGACCGCCGCATCGCCCTGCTCGGCGTCGACGACCCGGAGCACAACGTACAGCGCCGCATGCTGATCCCCAGCTTCTCCGTCAAGCGCATCGCGGCGCTGCGCCCGCAGATCCAGGCGACGGTCGACCTGCTCCTGGACGCGATGGCCGAACAGGGGCCGCCCGCCGAGCTGGTGAGCGCCTTCGCGCTGCCCGTCCCCTCGATGGTGATCTGCACCCTGCTGGGGGTGCCCTACGGCGACCACGAATTCTTCGAGGAGCAGTCGAGGCGGCTGCTGCGCGGCCCCACCGCCGAGGACACCCAGGCGGCACGGGACGCGATGGACGCCTATTTCTACGAGTTGATCGACAAGAAGCGCGCGGAACCCGGTGAGGGGCTGCTCGACGAGCTGATCACCGAGCAGCTCGCGTCCGGAGCGGTGGACCCGGAGGAGCTCGTCCGGCTCGCCACCATCCTGCTGATCGCCGGGCACGAGACGACCGCGAACATGATCTCGCTCGGCACGTTCACGCTGCTCCAGCACCCCGACCGGCTGGCCGAACTGCGGGCGGGCCTGCGTGCCGATCCGCCGCTGCTGCCGGGCGCCGTCGAGGAGCTGCTGCGCTTCCTGTCCATCGCGGACGGGCTGCTGCGGGTGGCGAAGGAGGAGATCGAGACCCCGGCGGGCACCATCCGCGTGGACGACGGCGTCGTCTTCGCCACGTCCCTCATCAACCGTGACGACACGGTCTTCGACAGCCCCGAAGGCCTGGACTGGCACCGCCCGGACCGGCACCACCTGGCCTTCGGCTTCGGCATCCACCAGTGTCTGGGGCAGAACCTCGCCCGCGCCGAGCTGGAGATCGCCCTCGGCACCCTCTTCGAGCGCCTGCCGGGGCTGCGGCTCGCGGCGCCCCCGCAGGACATCCCGTTCAAGCCGGGCGACACGATCCAGGGGATGCTCGAACTCCCCGTCACCTGGTGA
- a CDS encoding GNAT family N-acetyltransferase: MFAIPLGDGAELCPLEPWQAEEFLAHMDRGRDYIGRYVGLPDITADLDSARAWLQRYADKTAADTGRVHGIRLEGRLVGGVLLRAFDAASGTCEAGCWLEPDAAGRGLVTRAVRVVIDWAIEARGMHRVEWRVAPENTPSINVAKRLGMTREGCLREDDPYRGVRQDTEIWSVPAREWRAGGRA, encoded by the coding sequence ATGTTCGCGATACCCCTGGGAGACGGAGCGGAACTGTGCCCGCTGGAACCGTGGCAGGCCGAGGAGTTCCTCGCCCACATGGACCGCGGCCGCGACTACATCGGACGCTACGTCGGACTCCCCGACATCACCGCCGACCTGGACTCCGCACGCGCCTGGCTCCAGCGCTACGCCGACAAGACGGCCGCCGACACCGGCCGCGTCCACGGCATCCGGCTCGAAGGACGCCTCGTCGGCGGCGTCCTGCTCCGCGCGTTCGACGCGGCGTCGGGCACGTGCGAGGCGGGCTGCTGGCTGGAACCGGACGCGGCGGGGCGCGGACTGGTCACGCGTGCGGTACGTGTCGTCATCGACTGGGCGATCGAGGCGCGCGGCATGCACCGCGTGGAGTGGCGGGTGGCCCCCGAGAACACCCCGAGCATCAACGTCGCCAAGCGCCTCGGCATGACCCGCGAGGGCTGCCTGCGCGAGGACGACCCCTACCGGGGGGTGCGGCAGGACACGGAGATCTGGTCGGTGCCGGCACGGGAGTGGCGTGCGGGGGGCAGGGCGTGA
- a CDS encoding class I SAM-dependent methyltransferase: MFDPDRSDLDAYVAMAEMSGARRVLDVGCGTGVLALKLAARGIDVVGVDPAAASLDVARAKPGAERVRWIHGDASSLPPLRVDLVTMTANVAQQITDPEAWRQTLRAAREALRPGGRLVFETRVPARRAWETWNREASYRVTRIPGVGAIESWVEVPAVDGPLVSYRWTYVFEADGQVLTSDSTLRFREREEVETELTAQGFVVDEIRDAPDRPGREYVFVAR, from the coding sequence GTGTTCGACCCCGACCGTTCCGACCTCGACGCGTACGTCGCCATGGCGGAGATGTCCGGCGCGCGTCGGGTCCTCGACGTCGGCTGCGGCACCGGTGTCCTCGCGCTGAAGCTCGCCGCGCGTGGCATCGACGTCGTGGGCGTCGACCCGGCCGCCGCGTCACTGGACGTCGCCCGTGCCAAGCCCGGTGCCGAACGCGTGCGCTGGATCCACGGCGACGCCTCGTCGCTCCCGCCGCTGCGGGTCGACCTGGTCACCATGACGGCGAACGTCGCCCAGCAGATCACCGATCCGGAAGCGTGGCGGCAGACCCTGCGGGCGGCACGCGAAGCGCTGCGCCCGGGTGGCCGCCTGGTCTTCGAGACGAGGGTCCCGGCCCGGCGCGCCTGGGAGACGTGGAACCGGGAGGCCTCGTACCGCGTGACCCGGATTCCGGGCGTCGGGGCGATCGAGAGCTGGGTCGAGGTGCCCGCGGTGGACGGGCCGCTGGTGTCGTACCGCTGGACCTACGTCTTCGAGGCGGACGGACAGGTGCTGACGTCGGACTCGACGCTGCGCTTCCGCGAGCGGGAGGAGGTGGAGACGGAACTGACGGCCCAGGGGTTCGTGGTGGACGAGATCCGTGACGCCCCGGACCGGCCGGGGCGGGAGTACGTGTTCGTGGCGCGGTAA
- a CDS encoding 5'-methylthioadenosine/S-adenosylhomocysteine nucleosidase, which yields MSNYGIENSGSGNVTISGAVAMGTGTSVTQHGVAPVAGPAAPQDPARAAPAWDAGVVTVLSVETRAVLDELSKWGSHAEARTRQGAVFHEFTREHSGRTVRLVVTQSLLPGQHSAGGTVEELRREYAPRLVVLVGIAGSIHPDALLGDVVVAQEVIHYEPRKVTPDGVLRRGRAHAVTAGVQHAVNGFFTAHGEPWPLPHSPGHRALRGPIGSGEAVLADVRADERHYLREYNEKILAVETEGAGLATAVHASLGGTDAAHAWLVVRGISDAADADKNDGHHELAARNAAFVFSSLLPHLAG from the coding sequence ATGAGCAATTACGGGATCGAGAACAGCGGCAGCGGGAACGTCACCATCAGCGGCGCCGTCGCCATGGGCACGGGCACGAGCGTGACGCAGCACGGTGTCGCTCCGGTGGCCGGGCCCGCCGCCCCGCAGGATCCCGCGCGGGCCGCACCGGCATGGGACGCGGGCGTCGTCACCGTGCTCAGTGTGGAGACCCGCGCCGTCCTCGACGAACTCTCGAAGTGGGGCTCGCACGCCGAGGCCCGCACCCGGCAGGGCGCCGTCTTCCACGAGTTCACCCGCGAGCACTCGGGGCGGACGGTGCGCCTGGTCGTCACCCAGTCCCTGCTACCGGGCCAGCACTCCGCCGGCGGCACGGTCGAGGAGCTGCGCAGGGAGTACGCCCCACGCCTGGTCGTCCTCGTGGGCATCGCCGGCTCCATCCACCCTGACGCGCTCCTGGGCGATGTCGTCGTCGCGCAGGAGGTGATCCACTACGAGCCGCGCAAGGTGACTCCGGACGGCGTGCTGCGCCGGGGCCGGGCCCACGCGGTGACGGCGGGCGTCCAGCACGCCGTCAACGGCTTCTTCACGGCACACGGTGAGCCCTGGCCGCTGCCCCACTCCCCCGGCCACCGTGCGCTGCGCGGCCCGATCGGGTCGGGTGAGGCCGTCCTCGCGGACGTACGGGCCGATGAGCGCCACTACCTTCGCGAGTACAACGAGAAGATCCTCGCCGTGGAGACGGAGGGCGCGGGCCTCGCGACGGCCGTGCACGCGTCCCTCGGCGGGACCGACGCCGCACACGCGTGGCTCGTCGTCCGCGGGATCTCCGACGCGGCGGACGCGGACAAGAACGACGGCCACCACGAGCTCGCCGCCAGGAACGCGGCGTTCGTGTTCAGCTCTCTCCTCCCCCACCTCGCGGGATGA